A portion of the Coturnix japonica isolate 7356 chromosome 4, Coturnix japonica 2.1, whole genome shotgun sequence genome contains these proteins:
- the TMA16 gene encoding translation machinery-associated protein 16, with translation MPKLQKTKGGKQEKKAVHPYSRKAAQLAREAHKKDKKEKLKTEKALRLSIIGEKLQWFQSHLDPNKTDYTKKEACELIEEYMERFSAELEQIELRNSIRGRQGRQHGSREAIIRQTMERERQLYEGYGIEIPDIVNSKHLKFFREWDGDLKKLPNIKMRKLSYRDAVCIQSETSDTEAEKELNKTEDVAS, from the exons ATG ccaAAATTGCAAAAAACCAAAGGAgggaagcaagagaaaaaagctgTCCATCCTTACAGTAGGAAAGCTGCACAACTCGCTAGGGAAGCACACAAAAAGgataagaaagagaa GTTGAAGACTGAGAAAGCTTTACGTTTGAGTATTATTG GAGAAAAACTGCAATGGTTCCAGAGTCACCTTGACCCCAATAAAACTGACTACACAAAGAAGGAAGCTTGTGAACTAATTGAAGA atatATGGAACGATTCAGTGCTGAGTTGGAGCAGATTGAATTACGAAACAGTATTAGAGGTAGACAGGGAAGACAGCATGGATCAAGGGAAGCCATCATCAGGCAGACCATGGAACGTGAAAGACAGCTCTATGAAGGCTATGGGATAG AAATCCCAGACATTGTGAACAGCAAACACCTTAAATTTTTCAG ggaGTGGGATGGTGATCTGAAGAAGCTGCCAAACATCAAAATGAGAAAGCTGTCATATAGGGATGCTGTTTGCATTCAGTCTGAGACATCAGatacagaagctgaaaaagaactgaataaaACAGAAGACGTGGCATCATGA